TGGAGTCGGTGGCGGCGGAAATAATGCAGTGAATCGAATGATTACGTCAGGTCTTAAGGGTGTTGAGTTTATAGCAATCAATACGGATGCCCAAGCCCTTGTGCATGCCTTGGCACCGCATCGTATACAAATTGGTGAGAAGCTAACTAAAGGCTTAGGAGCAGGTGCAAATCCTGAAGTTGGTGAAAAGGCGGCTCAGGAGAGCCGTGAGGAAATAATTAAGGCATTGCGTGGCGCGGATATGGTTTTTGTAACAGCCGGAATGGGCGGTGGCACCGGCACCGGCGCTGCACCGGTTGTTGCCGAGTGCGCTAAAGAAGTAGGCGCTCTGACTGTCGGGGTTGTTACTAAGCCTTTTGGTTTCGAAGGGCGGCGTCGTCAAGGTCAAGCTGAACGGGGGACCGCTAAACTAAAAGAAAAAGTTGATACCTTGATAACGATACCAAATGATAGATTAATGCAGGTTGTTGATAAACGCACTCCGATGATGGAGGCTTTTAGAATTGCGGATGATGTCTTGCGTCAAGGCGTGCAAGGTATATCGGATTTGATTGCTGTACCGGGGCTAATTAATTTGGATTTTGCCGATGTAAAAACAATTATGATGGAACAAGGGTCGGCTTTAATGGGGATCGGTATTGGTTCAGGCGATAATCGGTCTATTGCGGCGGCAGAAGCTGCAATTCGCAGTCCGCTTCTTGAAACATCAATTGAAGGAGCTCGCGGAGTTCTTTTAAATATAACTGGTGGTCCAAATTTAGGATTATTTGAAGTCAATGAGGCGGCCGAAATTATTTCCAAC
This window of the Veillonellaceae bacterium genome carries:
- the ftsZ gene encoding cell division protein FtsZ, whose protein sequence is MLEFDMDLEQFASIKVIGVGGGGNNAVNRMITSGLKGVEFIAINTDAQALVHALAPHRIQIGEKLTKGLGAGANPEVGEKAAQESREEIIKALRGADMVFVTAGMGGGTGTGAAPVVAECAKEVGALTVGVVTKPFGFEGRRRQGQAERGTAKLKEKVDTLITIPNDRLMQVVDKRTPMMEAFRIADDVLRQGVQGISDLIAVPGLINLDFADVKTIMMEQGSALMGIGIGSGDNRSIAAAEAAIRSPLLETSIEGARGVLLNITGGPNLGLFEVNEAAEIISNAADPEANIIFGSVIDESFGDEVRVTVIATGFDTKPTKPTSNTGSEYAKIEPFRNPDLDIPAWMRR